DNA sequence from the Dreissena polymorpha isolate Duluth1 chromosome 3, UMN_Dpol_1.0, whole genome shotgun sequence genome:
TGCCCATGGAGTGACACTCCCCAAATACTAACAAttttagtaaataaatcaaaattgcatGATTTTGAAGATGAAGTTACTGAAATGAAaagctgttttattgtaaaagtTAACCTTAGTTTGAAATTTAACTTTGgtcttgacctttgaggtagggtgacatattttactttttatcaTATTGTGAAAATTGTGTTGAGATGAAATTTGTTCACTTTTCCTGTTTTGAGTCAGATTTTTAATTGAACATACTGTTGGTTTGGTCTGTGATAAGTCTTGTGATGAATGTCGTTCCATGTGATCACACCTTCTTCTCCGGTTGTTCGTAAACTCCCAATAGTGAAGACAAGCTTTCTTTGAAAAGCCACTTTCAACATTCTGCACACATCTGCACCCTCCTTATTATCAGGAAGGAATGCACGCCTGTTTATTCCTTTGAACCATTTACCAGGTTCTGGATGATTTGCCTGATAATAGATTAACACGGCAGATAGTTTCATTAATTTAATGGCTGTTTCAAGTGCTTTtcctttaagtttttttttaatgcacacATCTTGTtggtcagttttttttttttttggaatattGACAGTAGTTGGACAGAAAAAGCACATAACACAGAAACATCAGATAGACATAAGTAACAGTGAAAATATactattcaaatagttttcagaaatcacaaataattaataaaactagACAAGAACAATACATGTTGAAACAAACCGTCTGTGTTCCAGAGTTAAAACTGTAGGCTATACATAATCGCCCGACATGTTCATAGCCGACACAAGACTCCTATTTTTCACGTATTATGGTCATCGTTCCTGGCGGCTGATCACCTGTAATGTTTAAGAATGCATCAATTTATTAGATAATGCATATAAAAACAATGATGCCAAATAATAACCAAAGTATggtaaaaatgaataaataataaaaaaaataaccataCCTTTAATTATTCCGCAGATTTGCCCACAGGTGGGACACACTTGTTTTgtatcaaaacattggtttatgcAATCTGTACAGAATATGTGACCACAGGCAAGTTTCTTGGGATTTGTAAAGTCATCCATACAAATTACACATGGTGCTTGGTCATGCAATTTTTGCTCTGAAATCtacatcaaacaaacaaatgaCAAGGGGGCCATGATGTCACTCAAGTGCTGACATGAGTTCAAGGTACATAAATTAACAACCATTTAGCCTGGTGATCTGTTTTTGTCCCAAACTTAATccatattcaaacatggccttgatATTCTCAAGATGAAATCGCTGACCATGGTTTATCAAATCTGGGTAATAACTGTGCGTTCTAGAGTATTAATAAGGCTTTTACAACACgttacctagtgacctattttgtTAAGAAGgttacccagattcaaactttgcCTCGATAATGTCTtgataaacatttcaataaagaTTTATCAGGATTGAGTAGAAAGATATTtctaagatttgaaatggtgaacTATTCTTGTATAAGCCTGTGACCCAGATTAAAACATGGCCTTAATATTGCACAGATAAATATTATAACTTAATTTCATCATGTGTCATATATGTTCCTTAAAGAATGGTCACTCAGATTTGACATAATCTTGGAGGCACTTTACCCAGATACCTACTTGGCAGAGATATTGTTATCATAAACATTCTGAGCAGACTTCATTCCTTTAAAGTCATGAATGTCACATACTTTAGAAAcgttacaagtttttttttatgatttggcctcatgaaaacattttttaacgcacatgacccatattcaaattcTGCGTATACatgtaaaatttcaataaaaaaacactcTAACTAAGTTCCATGGAAAGTAAGATTGCAGCCTCTAGCATTGTGACAGGTAATGCACCACAATATGGCcatataaatttacaaaatagtAACACGTTTAAATCTATTAATCAGGAGGAAATGTCAACAGAAATTTCAACAATAAACCTAAACAAAAGTTTACTTTTTCAGaagttttttttttgcaacaattgAAAAAGCTCTATCAAAGCTATTTCTGCATACTTTGGTGGTTGTTGTTTCTGTGTGAAACCCCGATTCACTAGTCGCGTTAGGTTTTACGTTGGTCTTTCTATTACGTAGTGAGGAAGTTTCAAACTGATCTGCATTCGATAGATCCCCTTTTTTTACATATTCATCGAACCTTTTCTGAATTTGTGTAACAACCTCAGGGAGAATATCAACAAAGTGTATCTCCCTCAATGAAGACTCAGCACCTACTCCACTGTACATCAATACTGCCTGTACATACTCTTCAGTGCATATTTCCAATGGAACTCCAAAAATTGCTGCAATTAAAAAATAGcaatcaaaatacatgaaacatgcCAGTACGTAAAGAAATGTGCATACAAACACTAATATACACTATTCTCATAATACCATTTCGGTAATATGAACAATATAATGTGCATCTGCATATCAATTAAAGTGTATCAAGGATGTCAATAAAATACAGTTGCATTATGATATCAGGTCATGTGTTGATAACAATTTCATCAAACTGCCAGTGTAAAACTCATTATTGTAACTtcaaaaaatatgtgtttaagaATGAACATACAACCAAAACTTTTGTGCCCACAAGAACAGATGTAAGAACAATCCTCAGGTTGTCATAATAACTTATGCAATTACCTTACCTTCCTTGTGAATCAGTGTGCAAGCTAATTGATTGACTTATCGAGTATAtatcaacatttatttcttaGATAAATTTAAAACTAGATGTATTTCAAACAAGAACATTCCACTTCTGTCTTAAAattcaaaatgttggaaaacaaaaatattaaatcacATGACGATTCATATTTTTATGAGGTGTCATCCCTCTAGCATCAATAATTTTTGTGCTGAaggacacatgcattaaaaatgttctttttatttaaaaagtctaTAACTACATTTATGTGCCGTTGTATATGCTTTCTTGCTGTAAtctaaattttattaaaatgtcattTCAAACTTAActtttgaacaaaacaaacatCTGTTAAAAGCCTCACCATTGTCTGCTCACCGTCCTCCTGTCATACCCCAATTTTATAACCAGGTTTTTACATTTAACTGTCAGGAGAAATTCCATGACACTGAGcatgattttgaatttaaatgtgttttataggaaatatatatacatttatattaatacaaaatgcaaAGCAtttttgtaactttattatttatgtaGCAATTATGCATTCTTTAACTTACCGGAACTGATTGCCGGTAATGCAACAGATTTCAATCGAAGTTCTCTGGCTTTCAGAAAACTGTTGAACACCGCATTCTGAAGAGCTGCACGGCAATCGCCACGACCTTTCCTTGATCTTGTGTCATAGTCTGACCATCTGGGTCCCACAGCGTGCAATACATATTTGTATGGAAGTCTCCCTGCACATGTTTCAACAACATTGCCATCTTTTATTTCTCCATTACGTCTTATGTATTTATCACCTTCATTTTTCAAATCATCACCAGCCTTTTTTTGTATAACTGCAGCCACTCCATCACCGTGCAAGAGCATTGAATTTGCAGCATTCACAATGCAATCCACATTCAAGCTACAAATGTCAGCTTGGTAAACATGAACTAATATTCCAGACAGTGTTTTGTACATGTTCTTGTTAATTGGGAATGGCAAGCCAGAAACATGCATTGACTGTGTTAAAGAAGAGTTACCGGATGCTTCAGTTGTATTTGCAACAAGATGGCGGCTCTGACTTACAAGCTTTGGCTCATTACGGAGCTTTGAAAGTGTTAAGTTAACCTTTTTGATATCTTCCCATACTTCAAACATAACCACCAATTTATTCCACTTTTTAACAAATGCACAAGGAAAACATTCTTTCTCAAATTTTGAGCACCAGTCAGCTGCTTTGTCCAATTCACCATTACCTAATGGGATTTCTTTCTCACCTTCATAGCTTAGCAATTTTCGAATGTTTTTGTCGTGCTTGTCTAAATCACTTCTCCGACAAACAAGTTTTATATTGCAATTCACATATACAATTTCGCCGTCTGTGTTGCCTGGACCACATATATCAGCAGCAAACTTAGCATTCAAAAACTCATACTTCAGTTCGCTAACGTTTCCATAGGATCTCCACACGAATTCACTAACAATCTCCTTTACATAATGTACTCCATATAGCGTTTGTGAAATCACAGCCAAAGTTCCTTGTGTATCATTTATTGAAAAGCGAAAATATGGCTCCGTTAATCGTTTGTAACAAATGAACTCTAGCATTCCTGATTCTTTGAGTTGTTCATATTCCTTTCCACTTatgcaataaaaacaattataatggTCCTGAAAACACAGAACTGTTCATGAAGTTTTCTTTAAGTAAAAGTGTAATATAAggattatatttatatttccaaTAAGAAGTTTTAACCTCAATCattgatttatcaatataagtatcTTACATATAAGGATGCACTGAAATAACATAAGACCAAAGGAGCCCATGATGACCAAACTCATTTAACCAGATCAAGCTTCTCtgctatttatttaataaacacaactttttgcagttttgaatatatatgatTGCTTAAACTGCATAAATACCCGCTAGTCTTTTATTTATGGCAAACACCAATTACTCATAAACAAAGGGTAATACAAACAATGAAATATTAAACATCAAATGATTATAGCTGGAAACAGCACTGCAAAGAGTCAGATTTTCACACCAATTCAAAGGAATGCCCAATCTACCACTTAGCCCATACATAATTACAAAAAAGTCTAAATATACTTTAAACTCATAGCATCGCATTTCAAATTAAAACGTCATGAAATAGATAATATAAAATGGATGTAGCTGCTGTGATTTACTTACTCTATACGGTCATAAGTAAcagattttcaattttctgaggtACGATGAATTGTCAACACTACTAAGTGTCAATATCAGTATACTTTCTTAAAGAGTACAATTTGATATAAatctataataaagttttatATCAAATTTTAATCTTTAAAAGTAAAAAATCAAGTAACCCAACAATCTCATCAGTAAGTTATTATATATTCCAAtttcaatgaaatacattttttttatctacACAGCCCAAAGTTTTTCAATCTGAATAAGATCATATCAAGACaaaattctattttaaatatttagaCATTTACTGTCATGCCTAAAATACCCCTGAATGAAGCTTTGTCAGAGGACCTTGCTTATATAAGCTTTTACTATTTCAATACTGAGTTCTATCCCACccgtttgttttaaaattaaacataatcATCTTTGCCTTTGTCCACGGCACGAGAAAAAATATTCTGAGCTAGTTGTGTTATGATTGGGCAGCAAAACGTATAACTCTGAAGAGTATTAACAAAGATTATCTCAAGTCAAATAAGCAAAGCAGTCCAAACCCATGTTGGCATGTTATTAAGAAAGACATCAGCAATGTTTTAAACCCCCAAAAAACTGTTTATTAAGATAAAAATTAAAGTAGTTTCATGgaaatttgataaaatgtgtttgtCACAGTGATCACAATGTTTATAGatatatatggaaaactgccctTCTCCCTGGTAGTCTTTGTCAGACTGGAACAATTTGCAAACTGGGAAAAATCACAAACACAATTAGGCTCAATCTGTAACTTTAGGTGTTCACAATGAGGATTTTACCCAACTTAAATTGCACCAAAATAAAATTGGCATGAATTTTAGGGTTTAATTAAGATATTGGCATTATGGCCTCTAGATAGGTCAGAAGATGAATACTAATGGCTGTTGTGAGAAGATAATTACTGACGACTGTCAAAAGATTACTGCAAAGCTTCCCATGAGCAGTTATCAAAATCATGGCCCTAAAATGCTTACACGAGTTCAAGGAATACTTATGTCTTAAACTTTATCTGCTGATCTTCttttgaccatgtttcatcaagattgagtcattaatgtggctGCCATATTGTTAAAAAGGTAATTCTAGGCTTTAGGATGAAGGTAACCAGAGGATGTTGTTTTTCgacgcatgtgacccagattcaaacttagcTTAAATATTGGCAAGATAAACActatgacaaagtttcatcaagagcaggtcataaatgtggccccaagagttgtaaaaaatatttcaggATTGACCCGTTGACATTTTGTGGACGCACATGACCCAGAAGATTCGATCTTGGCTTTAATACTGccaggataaacattctgactagtATTAAGGCCAGGATCTAATCTTCTGTCGGAATGTTTATGTAAAGAAATTGTGGATGCATAACAAAGGATGACTAACAACAAATGCTAGAAACAAGAGCACATCCTAACGTAATTCATATTTTGGTGAGCTAAAATATTACCACTTTTGGATGTTTCTTGAATGTAAATCGGTTGACCTTTCTACCCAACATAGATTCAGCAACTTCAATGAAgacaacaaatataaatacatcaCGAAGTCTTTATTATAATGAAACACAATCAAATTTCAGAAAAATGGTAAAAATGTTCTTCAAATATGTTTGATAGCTCATTTTAAAGACAATTGTGAATGTATTTAGAATATGAGGTGAAGCATACctcattgaaaacaaaacaaatgctaaAATGACAACCATTCATTGAGCTTGATTgcatatttattcaaaattaatatCAATAATTAATTGGTTTTACATAATTATCCTATACCAATGACAAAACATGCTTACACACTTGACCTTCATAATTATGTGCCTGTATGAGCGTGTTTATCTTCAAACAAAGAGAGTGATGGACTCATGACTTCTTGAAATATTATGAGTAACATTATATTTTCATGAAGATTCTTCAAAAGGTATAGAATATATGAAGGAGATATACataaacaacaagagcaccgcataacaggttccaacgctcggctgcgggtgcagttttgaataaatgaaagcttgtcagattttttttgttagtggtaacagtgaccttgacctttgaccttgtgacccaaaaatgggtgtggcgtgaagaactAATCAATGTGcgtctacatatgaagtttcagagttgtaggtggaagaactttgattttagagctaatgttaaggttttagcacggcggacatCGGActccggacgacgagctggctatgacaatacctcgggttttctccaaaaacagccaagctaattaTACAAATGCAAACTATTTAATTTCGATTTGACCTTGTCCTTGTGTGACTGACTTAAGCCTCCTGCACATTGTTTTAACAGCCTCAACATTGCAAGAAATGATATAGTAGATATGGTGTGGACACAAACGTGGAGGCTCAGACATTTGATAAAATCGTGACCTTGATCATGAGTCAACAAGAACTTTTGGCTTCTTCATATTGTCTTTATGTTCTACAAATTGTAGCCAAGTATGACAAAATTCCCTCAATGGTATAGTAGATAACATCCAGATAAGATAATCACATAATAAAAGCTccaacctttgaccttaaagtgcCATGTTGACCTTCTTGGAGCATGCCTGCACATTGCTCAATAGTCTGAATATTGTGTGCCGATTTCATTAAAATCAGAATAAAAGTATAGAAGATATGGATTGATATGGATACACAACAAACAATGACAGACACCATTGTCATTAAAGTAAACCTTAAAGTaaaccttgacctttagccagcGTGACTGACTCATGGCTTGGTCACATTGTCTCATATTGCCTAGAATATTTGAAGAACTCTTTGAAGGGTATAAATTATGTAGACAAcatgacaattaaaaaaattgcCCTTGAAGTACAAACTTGACCTTGAGTCAACAAAAATTACTCATGCCTTCTTAACATCCTTAACAATAAACACAAGTTGCTATATAACAAGTGTTATGGACAAACCAATGGACAGACTAACGACTGAAGGGCATTTCCATAATCCCCCAGCCACTTCGAGATTagatattaaaaatgaaatagtTATCATCACTTTCCAAGTATTAAACAAGGACACAACATCAACAATCTTCATtctgttcaaaattgtgtttatCTTCAGACACATTAATACGTAGGCATAACAGTGTACAATCAACTTATGCATGTTCAACACCTTTGATTAGGACATATCAGACTCATTTTGTTCAATTGGTGtaccatttaaaacaagagattgccgaCAATATGGTCTCCTACATGTGAAATTCTtccattgttttttatatttgttgccataaca
Encoded proteins:
- the LOC127874395 gene encoding uncharacterized protein LOC127874395 isoform X2, giving the protein MHANHKACLDDIIDLNNVKHDEYGTTELTNTLKQLEEEISGIDRRVAENLKLNDECKETCLKDITEYTKKLHDRLDLLREKAVQNVNVKHTHNDTNIRTVENLCKEAKERVMKKSDLIYDLLHKKHERHLFVVSKRLGKEVDEIKTIIRQSNLENNITKFSFLPNRTIECTFQNDFNDIGQLHETCDGSDEVVEDFPEIFYESNDTIVDADFALPQVTVSVSVDNIANKDDLIQQLKADLASIHTQQKKTTEKVIEMHDKMPSPSVSQVEGNEEIDVTPSKDTHTSTYQNQLEAPVQESIPRDVTFNPSSSLETGMESNIVIVDGIKPNTTERDLRDSLKSLLVENPSQLVFCERRSEALLVFSDVKVAESMLGRKVNRFTFKKHPKVDHYNCFYCISGKEYEQLKESGMLEFICYKRLTEPYFRFSINDTQGTLAVISQTLYGVHYVKEIVSEFVWRSYGNVSELKYEFLNAKFAADICGPGNTDGEIVYVNCNIKLVCRRSDLDKHDKNIRKLLSYEGEKEIPLGNGELDKAADWCSKFEKECFPCAFVKKWNKLVVMFEVWEDIKKVNLTLSKLRNEPKLVSQSRHLVANTTEASGNSSLTQSMHVSGLPFPINKNMYKTLSGILVHVYQADICSLNVDCIVNAANSMLLHGDGVAAVIQKKAGDDLKNEGDKYIRRNGEIKDGNVVETCAGRLPYKYVLHAVGPRWSDYDTRSRKGRGDCRAALQNAVFNSFLKARELRLKSVALPAISSAIFGVPLEICTEEYVQAVLMYSGVGAESSLREIHFVDILPEVVTQIQKRFDEYVKKGDLSNADQFETSSLRNRKTNVKPNATSESGFHTETTTTKISEQKLHDQAPCVICMDDFTNPKKLACGHIFCTDCINQCFDTKQVCPTCGQICGIIKGDQPPGTMTIIREK
- the LOC127874395 gene encoding uncharacterized protein LOC127874395 isoform X1; its protein translation is MHANHKACLDDIIDLNNVKHDEYGTTELTNTLKQLEEEISGIDRRVAENLKLNDECKETCLKDITEYTKKLHDRLDLLREKAVQNVNVKHTHNDTNIRTVENLCKEAKERVMKKSDLIYDLLHKKHERHLFVVSKRLGKEVDEIKTIIRQSNLENNITKFSFLPNRTIECTFQNDFNDIGQLHETCDGSDEVVEDFPEIFYESNDTIVDADFALPQVTVSVSVDNIANKDDLIQQLKADLASIHTQQKKTTEKKLENEPKTKWDIPVVIEMHDKMPSPSVSQVEGNEEIDVTPSKDTHTSTYQNQLEAPVQESIPRDVTFNPSSSLETGMESNIVIVDGIKPNTTERDLRDSLKSLLVENPSQLVFCERRSEALLVFSDVKVAESMLGRKVNRFTFKKHPKVDHYNCFYCISGKEYEQLKESGMLEFICYKRLTEPYFRFSINDTQGTLAVISQTLYGVHYVKEIVSEFVWRSYGNVSELKYEFLNAKFAADICGPGNTDGEIVYVNCNIKLVCRRSDLDKHDKNIRKLLSYEGEKEIPLGNGELDKAADWCSKFEKECFPCAFVKKWNKLVVMFEVWEDIKKVNLTLSKLRNEPKLVSQSRHLVANTTEASGNSSLTQSMHVSGLPFPINKNMYKTLSGILVHVYQADICSLNVDCIVNAANSMLLHGDGVAAVIQKKAGDDLKNEGDKYIRRNGEIKDGNVVETCAGRLPYKYVLHAVGPRWSDYDTRSRKGRGDCRAALQNAVFNSFLKARELRLKSVALPAISSAIFGVPLEICTEEYVQAVLMYSGVGAESSLREIHFVDILPEVVTQIQKRFDEYVKKGDLSNADQFETSSLRNRKTNVKPNATSESGFHTETTTTKISEQKLHDQAPCVICMDDFTNPKKLACGHIFCTDCINQCFDTKQVCPTCGQICGIIKGDQPPGTMTIIREK